The following are encoded together in the Malaya genurostris strain Urasoe2022 chromosome 3, Malgen_1.1, whole genome shotgun sequence genome:
- the LOC131434871 gene encoding protein snakeskin, protein MVSAETIGSIFIKVFKLVLNIVVLVLYRTGYGGDFLGVGGTWNLNEEKSPDAEIVASGVFVGYFIYTSVQLITFAFGTTKLKRELSDTIMNVVGTFMWVAVGGTALHYWHGYLAEYDFRHISSERTAGLALGSLCVISGALYLADSVLAFIHYAKHENSKY, encoded by the exons ATGGTGTCGGCGGAGACGATTGGATCGATATTCATAAAAGTTTTTAAGCTG GTACTCAACATAGTGGTACTGGTCCTGTACCGTACCGGTTATGGCGGTGACTTCCTTGGTGTCGGTGGAACTTGGAACCTGAACGAAGAGAAAAGTCCAGACGCAGAGATTGTGGCCTCGGGGGTGTTTGTCGGCTATTTTATCTACACTTCGGTACAGCTGATTACATTCGCCTTCGGAACGACGAAGTTGAAGCGCGAACTGTCTGACACTATAATGAATGTGGTCGGTACCTTCATGTGGGTGGCGGTAGGCGGTACCGCTCTCCACTACTGGCATGGTTACCTTGCGGAGTATGATTTTAGACATATTTCGTCGGAACGAACG GCTGGCCTTGCTCTTGGCTCGCTCTGTGTCATATCCGGTGCCCTCTACCTGGCCGATTCCGTACTGGCGTTCATACATTATGCGAAGCACGAGAACAGCAAATACTAA